Proteins from one Paenibacillus amylolyticus genomic window:
- a CDS encoding GntR family transcriptional regulator: MSLNQKIRGSTRAYSYNLLKERILHLELEPGTKISEKEIADELQVSRTPVREAFMKLAEEELLDIIPQSGTIVSHINLEHVEEGRFMREKIEKEIVTLACASFPEEYRFRLETNIAMQEVCIGKNNFYRLFELDEEFHQILFQGTGKLRTWKMLQQLNIPFNRLRLLRLAEDSNLEVIISQHKEIYRLITERKTDQAVQVMEAHLRLVVIEQESIRAKYPHYFI; the protein is encoded by the coding sequence ATGTCACTTAATCAAAAAATTAGAGGCTCGACCCGGGCATATTCATATAACCTGTTAAAAGAACGAATTCTCCATCTGGAACTTGAGCCGGGCACCAAGATTTCGGAGAAAGAGATTGCAGATGAACTGCAGGTGAGCAGAACTCCCGTGCGAGAAGCATTCATGAAGCTTGCTGAAGAAGAACTGCTCGACATTATTCCACAAAGTGGAACGATCGTCTCTCATATTAATCTGGAGCATGTGGAAGAAGGCAGGTTTATGCGGGAGAAGATAGAGAAGGAAATCGTGACGTTGGCTTGTGCTTCTTTTCCTGAAGAGTACAGATTTAGACTTGAAACCAACATTGCAATGCAGGAAGTCTGTATAGGCAAAAACAATTTCTATCGTCTTTTCGAACTGGATGAAGAGTTTCATCAGATTTTGTTTCAGGGTACGGGCAAGCTACGAACGTGGAAGATGTTGCAACAGCTGAATATTCCGTTCAATCGATTACGTTTATTACGTCTGGCGGAGGATTCTAACCTGGAGGTCATTATTTCGCAACACAAAGAGATCTATCGACTTATTACAGAGCGGAAGACGGATCAGGCGGTTCAAGTAATGGAAGCTCATCTCAGACTGGTTGTAATTGAACAGGAATCGATCAGAGCGAAATATCCGCATTATTTTATATAA
- a CDS encoding thioredoxin family protein: MKPITSKMLMRGVWEGMPQAVFIYTPLCGTCAAARRMLEVVEHMLPEGILSEMNIHDIPELVQQFQISSVPAVMLFDGQQDVPKMVYRMSSVEHLLTEIRKAVLK; the protein is encoded by the coding sequence ATGAAGCCAATTACATCCAAAATGTTAATGCGCGGCGTATGGGAAGGCATGCCACAGGCTGTATTTATATATACCCCTTTATGTGGGACATGTGCGGCAGCACGACGTATGTTGGAGGTCGTTGAGCACATGCTGCCAGAAGGTATTTTATCCGAAATGAACATCCATGACATTCCTGAACTTGTACAGCAATTTCAAATATCAAGCGTGCCTGCAGTAATGCTGTTTGACGGGCAGCAAGATGTTCCAAAAATGGTTTATCGGATGAGCTCTGTGGAGCATCTGCTCACGGAGATTCGGAAGGCGGTGCTGAAATGA
- a CDS encoding deoxyribonuclease IV yields MKPNNGIGAHVSTRGGFLQAAKRAHAMGATAFQYFPKNPRSLGLKSLDLKDAEQCRDWCEQHGLASIAHSPYPTNPALGMTRGEAGFHATIASIRNDLEISNACGSVGTVVHFGHIKTNDPLEGYQNLIHCLDTALENWNGHSKVLLENQAGDHGPMGTTMEEMIQIRKLSRYPEHIAFCFDTCHAFASGLWSSGNEAAMLDKGRVLGYWDDVAAVHFNDSKYASGSCKDRHARIGQGYIGNESMKALLAAPEFQKAVVVLETETGEDGTHRDDIALMRSWL; encoded by the coding sequence ATGAAGCCTAACAACGGAATCGGGGCACATGTCAGCACGAGAGGTGGATTTCTACAGGCAGCCAAGAGAGCACATGCGATGGGAGCAACGGCGTTTCAGTATTTTCCGAAGAACCCGCGTAGTCTTGGTCTGAAAAGTCTGGATCTCAAGGATGCTGAGCAGTGCAGGGATTGGTGTGAACAGCATGGACTGGCTTCGATTGCTCATTCACCCTATCCTACGAATCCGGCGTTGGGCATGACCCGTGGAGAGGCGGGGTTTCATGCTACAATAGCTTCTATTCGCAATGATCTTGAAATTTCGAATGCTTGCGGTTCTGTCGGGACGGTGGTCCATTTTGGACATATCAAAACAAATGATCCGCTGGAGGGGTATCAGAACCTCATTCATTGTCTGGATACCGCCTTGGAGAATTGGAATGGTCATTCGAAGGTGCTGCTTGAGAATCAGGCAGGTGATCATGGCCCCATGGGCACGACCATGGAAGAAATGATACAGATTCGCAAATTAAGCCGATATCCGGAGCATATTGCTTTTTGCTTTGACACATGCCATGCTTTTGCTTCAGGTCTGTGGTCGTCAGGCAACGAAGCGGCAATGCTCGACAAGGGCAGGGTGCTCGGATACTGGGATGATGTTGCTGCTGTACATTTTAATGATTCCAAATATGCGTCTGGTTCGTGCAAGGATAGACACGCGAGGATCGGACAGGGATATATCGGAAATGAATCAATGAAAGCATTGTTAGCTGCGCCTGAGTTCCAAAAAGCGGTGGTTGTGCTTGAGACAGAAACGGGCGAAGATGGAACGCACCGTGATGACATAGCGCTCATGCGTTCCTGGCTATAA
- a CDS encoding cupin domain-containing protein: MAEIVIRNTNERITGDENVRNFLNKYEVLYEKWDASKLNTDLQNNFGLTDEQKNEVLETYDYEIRDLAARRGYQIWDVITLSEQTPDIEEKLAKFEEIHTHAEDEIRAIVAGKGIFVIKATDDVGYFNVELSPGDVISVPENTPHFFTLMENKQIIAVRLFIEKDGWIADPYPDPTFIKQA, from the coding sequence ATGGCTGAAATAGTTATCCGAAATACGAACGAACGCATCACTGGTGACGAGAATGTTCGAAATTTCTTAAACAAATACGAAGTATTATATGAGAAGTGGGACGCATCCAAACTGAACACTGATCTGCAAAATAACTTTGGATTGACGGATGAACAGAAAAACGAGGTTCTGGAAACATATGATTATGAAATCAGAGATTTGGCTGCACGTCGCGGATACCAAATCTGGGATGTCATCACGTTGTCCGAACAAACACCGGATATCGAAGAGAAGCTGGCCAAGTTCGAAGAGATCCACACCCACGCTGAGGATGAGATCCGTGCGATTGTCGCCGGTAAAGGAATCTTTGTTATCAAAGCTACAGATGATGTAGGCTACTTTAATGTAGAACTGTCTCCTGGAGACGTCATCTCCGTACCGGAGAATACACCGCATTTCTTCACCTTAATGGAGAACAAACAAATTATTGCTGTACGTCTGTTCATCGAAAAAGATGGCTGGATTGCAGATCCATACCCTGATCCTACATTTATCAAACAAGCTTAA
- a CDS encoding TIGR01457 family HAD-type hydrolase yields the protein MIKAYLIDLDGTLYHGRHRIEGADQLIRTLQELGKPYLFVTNNSSRTPQGVADHLNGMGIPADASQVCTSAVAAAEYVAEESQGAKVACIGEGGLLQAIEEAGLQLTEDAPDYVIQGIDREFSYHKLTKALRWINAGSKFIMTNPDLQLPSDDGLTPGAGTIGAAIEAATGVRPTVIGKPSSVIMKSAISRLNLASHEVAVIGDNMRTDIAAGVAAGCETLLVLTGVTTRDNMDGHIQAAKARPDHVFEDLHKLMEWLSQETDQASKKG from the coding sequence GTGATTAAGGCCTATCTGATTGACTTGGATGGTACGCTCTACCATGGCAGACATCGTATCGAAGGAGCCGATCAGCTTATTCGAACACTGCAAGAGCTAGGAAAACCGTATTTATTTGTAACAAATAATTCTTCTCGCACACCACAAGGTGTGGCGGATCACCTGAACGGGATGGGCATACCTGCCGATGCGTCTCAAGTATGTACTTCTGCTGTGGCAGCTGCTGAATACGTTGCTGAAGAGTCTCAGGGTGCAAAAGTGGCTTGTATTGGCGAGGGTGGACTGCTGCAAGCCATAGAAGAAGCAGGGCTGCAGTTGACAGAAGATGCACCGGATTACGTCATACAGGGGATTGATCGTGAATTTTCCTATCACAAATTGACGAAGGCACTCCGGTGGATTAATGCAGGATCCAAATTCATCATGACCAACCCGGATCTGCAGCTTCCTTCCGATGACGGACTGACGCCTGGGGCGGGAACGATTGGAGCAGCCATTGAAGCTGCAACCGGAGTTCGTCCCACAGTGATAGGCAAGCCATCCAGTGTTATAATGAAGTCGGCCATCAGCCGGCTAAATCTGGCGTCTCATGAAGTTGCAGTGATCGGAGACAATATGCGAACCGATATTGCAGCTGGAGTGGCAGCAGGTTGTGAGACGTTGCTGGTACTTACCGGTGTGACAACACGGGATAATATGGACGGACACATTCAAGCAGCCAAGGCTCGACCTGATCATGTGTTTGAAGATTTGCATAAATTGATGGAGTGGCTGTCGCAAGAGACAGACCAAGCTTCCAAAAAGGGGTAA
- a CDS encoding serine/threonine protein kinase has translation MRYPARLERGSLLGGRYRIVSILGTGGMSHVYEAEDLKLPGKIWAIKESVTAMPYEGSMETEAALLTSLRHPRLPQIVDFFVPDEDGYTYLVMEYIEGLTLSEYFKQCRGKIPMEQLTELVLQLLDVLSYLHNLNPPVIYRDLKPSNIMITPEHEVRLIDFGIARSYKPQSAEDTVKLGTAGFAAPEQYGSGQTDARSDLYGLGALLLYLMTSGAYTEWIQGVESSIRSDVPRTYIPVARRLLRYNAEERFQSADEVRKELLRIPGGITPGGDATMTLNGGTRVIALTGASSGVGVTHTAIAISHYLERQNFKVAVIEMSPRSQSFARIQQIAQAGKPVPAGRQFAVDGVHYWKQSGRADILSLLGGSYQFIVMDLGSGQDQNRLEEFLRADLPIVIGSGAEWRQAEIGAFVRSHHRYPQEKWIYCLPLAANEAVQRIRKTLDTSSVYGLPLHIDPFDKDAQMDKVFSHILTHMMAQQPKKRSFFSRRKVHD, from the coding sequence ATGAGATATCCGGCCAGGCTGGAACGCGGAAGCCTGCTGGGAGGTAGATATCGTATCGTATCCATTCTCGGCACAGGCGGAATGAGCCATGTATACGAGGCGGAGGATTTGAAGCTGCCGGGCAAGATATGGGCAATTAAAGAAAGTGTAACGGCTATGCCATATGAAGGCAGCATGGAGACAGAGGCTGCTCTCCTGACATCCCTTCGGCATCCAAGATTACCGCAAATTGTTGATTTTTTTGTCCCGGATGAAGACGGCTATACCTACTTGGTAATGGAATACATTGAAGGGTTAACGCTCAGTGAGTATTTCAAGCAGTGCCGAGGCAAGATCCCGATGGAGCAGTTAACGGAGCTGGTGCTTCAATTGCTGGATGTGTTGAGTTATCTGCATAATCTTAATCCGCCGGTCATCTATAGGGATCTGAAACCATCCAATATCATGATTACCCCGGAACATGAAGTAAGATTAATCGATTTTGGCATCGCCAGAAGTTACAAACCGCAAAGTGCGGAAGATACCGTCAAGTTGGGAACAGCTGGTTTCGCCGCTCCAGAACAATATGGCTCAGGTCAGACCGATGCCCGTTCAGATCTATATGGACTCGGAGCATTGCTGCTGTATCTTATGACTAGTGGGGCCTATACGGAATGGATTCAAGGTGTGGAAAGTTCTATCCGGAGTGATGTGCCACGGACGTACATCCCTGTGGCAAGAAGATTGTTAAGATATAATGCCGAGGAACGATTCCAATCTGCGGATGAGGTGCGGAAGGAACTGCTGCGAATACCCGGTGGAATAACGCCTGGTGGAGATGCAACCATGACCTTGAATGGCGGAACAAGAGTTATTGCCTTGACTGGTGCTTCATCTGGTGTAGGGGTTACCCATACAGCCATAGCAATCAGTCATTATCTCGAAAGGCAAAACTTTAAAGTCGCTGTGATTGAAATGTCACCTCGCTCTCAATCCTTTGCAAGAATTCAACAAATCGCTCAAGCGGGTAAACCTGTGCCAGCAGGCAGACAGTTTGCAGTGGACGGTGTGCATTATTGGAAACAATCCGGTCGAGCCGATATATTGTCATTGCTTGGAGGGAGTTATCAATTCATCGTGATGGATCTCGGCAGTGGTCAGGATCAGAACCGGCTGGAAGAATTCCTGCGAGCAGATCTGCCAATTGTGATAGGCTCAGGTGCGGAGTGGAGGCAGGCGGAGATAGGCGCTTTTGTTCGATCACATCATCGGTACCCTCAAGAGAAATGGATATATTGTCTGCCCCTCGCAGCCAATGAAGCAGTTCAGCGCATTCGTAAAACGCTGGATACATCGAGTGTGTATGGTCTGCCGCTACATATCGATCCTTTTGACAAGGACGCACAGATGGATAAGGTGTTTTCTCATATTTTAACGCATATGATGGCACAGCAGCCCAAGAAACGTTCGTTCTTTTCACGAAGGAAAGTACATGATTAG
- the rnz gene encoding ribonuclease Z, which yields MELYFLGTNAGVPTLQRNVTSIGLRMLDERRALWLFDCGEGTQHQILSSPLKLSKLEKIFITHLHGDHVFGIPGLLSSRAYQGGTTPLTVYGPPGTERMISTTMELSQSRVNYDLNIVEHTGGILFEDDSFVVEAALLEHRIDSYGYRITEKDRPGSLDPAKLAEYGLKPGPLFGRLKRGETITLDNGHSLRPEDVLGAPKRGMVITILGDTRPCDNVQPLSINADVLVHEATFMHDLADTAHEYYHSTSKQAAEAARAANVGQLIMTHFSSRYKDEDQLQPLLEEAQSVFPNTRLANEHQLIPVMHRKQES from the coding sequence ATGGAACTATATTTCCTGGGAACTAATGCTGGTGTACCTACGCTACAACGGAATGTAACTTCCATTGGGCTACGCATGTTGGATGAGCGCAGAGCTTTGTGGTTGTTTGACTGCGGGGAAGGAACGCAGCACCAGATTTTAAGTTCTCCGCTTAAACTAAGCAAATTGGAGAAAATATTCATTACTCACCTGCATGGGGATCATGTATTTGGAATTCCGGGACTGCTCTCGAGCAGAGCCTATCAAGGTGGCACTACACCTTTAACGGTATATGGTCCGCCAGGTACGGAACGAATGATTAGTACAACAATGGAGTTAAGCCAATCACGGGTTAACTATGATTTGAATATCGTGGAACATACGGGCGGCATCCTGTTTGAAGATGACAGTTTTGTGGTGGAAGCTGCTTTACTGGAACATCGGATTGACAGTTATGGTTATCGGATCACGGAAAAAGATCGTCCAGGCAGCCTGGACCCGGCCAAACTGGCGGAATACGGTTTGAAACCAGGCCCATTGTTCGGCCGGCTGAAACGTGGAGAAACCATTACGCTGGATAACGGTCATTCACTTCGTCCAGAAGACGTATTGGGAGCGCCAAAACGAGGCATGGTGATCACCATATTGGGTGATACCCGTCCATGTGACAATGTGCAGCCTCTATCCATTAATGCAGATGTTCTTGTGCATGAAGCTACATTCATGCATGATCTGGCCGATACAGCACATGAGTACTACCATAGTACTTCGAAACAAGCGGCAGAAGCGGCTAGAGCAGCCAATGTCGGGCAACTGATCATGACCCACTTTAGCTCACGTTACAAGGATGAGGATCAACTGCAGCCACTTTTGGAAGAGGCTCAGTCCGTATTCCCGAATACCAGACTTGCAAACGAACACCAGCTTATTCCTGTCATGCATCGCAAGCAAGAGTCTTAA
- a CDS encoding ATP-binding cassette domain-containing protein: MISMEHVSLRREENQILDNVHLRIEQGEHWVILGRNGSGKTTLLEMMNGYMFPSQGRIEVLGNLYGQCDVREVRKEIGYISQTLIEKLTPRDPVWEVVATGAYAFLRFYQTIPDEVKAKALSLLDGMGFANLANNPLGTLSQGERKKVMLARSLMAEPKLLIMDEPCAGLDLYEREKMLAEIDRLRQRNITVVYVTHHVEEIVPLFTHVALIRDGRIAAAGPKHEVLTQDTIKHTYDVPVDIQWDNGRPWIHVRSGG, translated from the coding sequence ATAATCTCAATGGAACATGTCTCACTTCGACGAGAAGAGAATCAGATTTTGGACAATGTGCATTTGCGCATCGAACAAGGTGAACATTGGGTTATTCTGGGGCGGAATGGTTCTGGCAAAACAACGTTGTTGGAAATGATGAACGGATATATGTTTCCAAGCCAGGGACGCATTGAAGTACTCGGTAATCTGTATGGACAGTGTGACGTCAGGGAAGTACGTAAGGAAATCGGTTATATCAGCCAAACGTTGATTGAGAAACTCACACCGAGAGATCCGGTATGGGAAGTTGTCGCTACAGGAGCTTATGCTTTTTTGCGTTTTTATCAGACCATTCCTGATGAAGTCAAAGCCAAGGCACTGAGTTTGCTAGATGGCATGGGCTTTGCTAATCTGGCCAATAATCCTCTCGGAACGTTGTCTCAAGGGGAGCGCAAAAAAGTCATGCTTGCTCGGTCATTAATGGCTGAACCGAAATTGCTGATTATGGACGAGCCTTGTGCCGGGTTGGACTTATATGAGCGTGAGAAAATGTTGGCTGAGATTGATCGTCTGCGCCAGCGTAACATTACAGTGGTGTATGTAACGCATCATGTTGAAGAGATCGTACCTTTATTTACGCATGTGGCTTTAATCCGCGATGGACGTATTGCTGCGGCTGGTCCCAAGCATGAAGTTTTGACACAAGATACAATTAAGCATACGTACGATGTTCCAGTCGATATCCAATGGGATAACGGTCGTCCATGGATACACGTACGTTCTGGAGGGTAA
- the metH gene encoding methionine synthase — translation MDKLSLHDALKQRILILDGAMGTMIQQVDLTGEDFGGEDLDGCNEMLVLTRPELIQRIHEEYLEAGADLIETNTFGATSVVLAEYDIQDRAREINLEAARIAKAAVDRFSTPESPRYVVGAMGPTTKTLSVTGGVTFQELIDSYLEQALALIEGGVDALLLETSQDTLNVKAGSIGIQQAFEQSGITLPLMISGTIEPMGTTLAGQNIESFYISLEHLNPISVGLNCATGPEFMRDHIRSLSGMASVAVSCYPNAGLPDENGNYHESPDSLAQKIGAFAEQGWLNIAGGCCGTTPAHIRAMRDTLAQYPPREMNGTHPPALSGIEPIYIEQDNRPYMVGERTNVLGSRKFKRLIVEGKYEEASEIARAQVKNGAHIVDVCVQDPDREESEDMVKFLELVVKKVKVPLMIDTTDASVIDLALQYSQGKAIINSINLEDGEEKFELITPLLHKYGGAVVVGTIDERGQAISREDKLDVAKRSYDLLVNKYGLKPEDLIFDTLVFPVGTGDEQYIGSAKETIEGIRVIKEAMPECHTILGISNISFGLPEAGREVLNSVFLYECTKAGLDYAIVNTEKLERYASIPEEERRLSEELLYNTNDDTLAAFVAAFRNKKVEKKEKISNLSLEERLASYVVEGSKEGLLPDLEQALAKYTALQVINGPLMQGMEEVGRLFNNNELIVAEVLQSAEVMKASVAYLEQFMEKNETSVKGKIILATVKGDVHDIGKNLVEIILSNNGYRIINLGIKVPPERIIEAYREEKVDAIGLSGLLVKSAQQMILTAQDLRTAGIDVPIMVGGAALTRKFTKNRIRPEYNGMVVYAKDAMDGLDLANKLMNPVTREAMQLEMEAEKEADASGAVAVQALPELTRVERSDITVDHPVLVPPDLERHTMRNYPLSHILPYVNMQMLLGHHLGLRGSVEQLLASGDKKATDLKAVVDDIMQEAVRDGIIQAHAMYRFFPAQSSGNSIIIYDPKDTSNILHTFTFPRQKVEPFLCLSDFLKPVESGQMDYVGFLVVTAGHGVRELSTAWKDQGDYLRSHALQSVALEVAEGLAERVHHMMRDIWGFPDSAQMTMKQRHGARYQGIRVSFGYPACPDLEDQGPLFKLLQPEDIGVELTEGFMMEPEASVSAMVFSHPQAKYFNVEKA, via the coding sequence TTGGATAAGCTTAGTCTACACGATGCATTAAAACAACGAATATTAATCCTCGACGGTGCAATGGGGACCATGATTCAACAAGTTGATCTGACTGGCGAAGATTTTGGCGGTGAAGATTTGGATGGATGTAATGAAATGTTAGTGCTTACTCGTCCAGAGCTGATCCAGCGCATTCACGAAGAATATCTGGAGGCTGGCGCCGATTTGATTGAAACCAATACATTTGGTGCCACATCCGTCGTGCTTGCTGAATACGATATTCAGGATCGGGCACGCGAGATCAACCTGGAAGCAGCCCGAATTGCGAAAGCTGCGGTTGATCGTTTCTCTACACCCGAATCTCCACGTTATGTGGTAGGTGCGATGGGACCAACAACCAAAACACTGTCTGTAACTGGAGGCGTAACGTTCCAGGAACTTATCGACAGTTATTTGGAGCAAGCGCTTGCTTTAATAGAGGGAGGCGTTGATGCACTACTGCTTGAAACCTCACAGGATACCCTCAATGTAAAAGCAGGTAGTATTGGAATTCAGCAGGCCTTCGAACAGAGCGGCATTACACTGCCCTTGATGATATCAGGAACGATAGAACCGATGGGAACGACTCTGGCGGGTCAGAACATCGAGTCCTTTTATATATCCTTAGAACACCTTAACCCAATTTCGGTAGGACTAAACTGCGCTACGGGTCCGGAGTTCATGCGTGATCATATTCGTTCACTTTCTGGAATGGCATCGGTTGCCGTCAGTTGTTACCCGAATGCGGGTCTTCCGGATGAGAACGGTAACTACCATGAGTCACCAGACTCGCTTGCTCAGAAGATTGGTGCTTTTGCCGAACAGGGCTGGTTGAATATTGCTGGTGGATGTTGCGGGACAACCCCTGCACATATTCGGGCTATGCGCGATACACTTGCCCAGTACCCCCCAAGAGAAATGAACGGAACACATCCACCAGCATTGTCAGGTATTGAACCTATCTACATTGAACAAGACAATCGCCCATATATGGTTGGAGAGCGTACAAACGTGCTGGGATCACGGAAATTCAAACGACTCATTGTGGAAGGCAAGTATGAAGAAGCTTCGGAAATTGCCCGTGCTCAAGTGAAAAATGGAGCTCACATTGTCGATGTGTGTGTACAAGACCCAGACCGTGAAGAGTCCGAGGACATGGTGAAGTTCCTTGAATTGGTTGTAAAAAAGGTAAAGGTCCCGCTCATGATCGATACGACAGACGCTTCAGTCATTGATCTGGCCCTTCAGTACTCTCAAGGTAAAGCAATAATTAACTCCATTAACCTTGAGGATGGGGAAGAGAAATTTGAGCTGATCACGCCGTTGCTTCATAAATACGGTGGGGCGGTTGTTGTCGGAACGATTGACGAACGGGGTCAAGCGATTAGTCGAGAAGACAAGCTTGACGTAGCCAAGCGCTCTTACGATCTGCTGGTGAACAAATATGGACTCAAACCGGAAGACCTCATTTTCGATACATTGGTGTTCCCGGTTGGTACTGGAGACGAGCAATACATCGGTTCAGCCAAAGAAACCATTGAAGGTATAAGAGTAATCAAGGAAGCGATGCCGGAATGTCATACGATTCTCGGGATTAGTAACATTTCATTCGGACTGCCTGAAGCGGGACGTGAAGTGTTGAACTCTGTATTTTTGTATGAATGTACCAAAGCGGGTCTCGACTATGCCATCGTGAACACGGAGAAACTGGAGCGTTATGCGTCCATTCCTGAAGAAGAGCGCAGGCTCTCGGAAGAGCTTTTATATAACACCAATGATGACACTCTGGCAGCGTTCGTAGCGGCGTTCCGTAACAAGAAGGTGGAGAAGAAGGAGAAAATCTCAAACCTTTCATTAGAAGAGCGTCTCGCTTCATATGTTGTGGAAGGAAGCAAAGAAGGATTGCTGCCAGACCTCGAACAGGCGCTTGCCAAATATACAGCACTTCAAGTGATTAACGGGCCACTGATGCAAGGGATGGAGGAAGTAGGTCGTCTCTTTAACAACAATGAGTTGATTGTAGCTGAGGTATTGCAGAGTGCGGAAGTTATGAAGGCTTCTGTCGCCTATCTGGAGCAATTCATGGAGAAGAACGAAACTTCTGTCAAAGGCAAGATCATTCTGGCCACAGTGAAGGGCGATGTGCATGACATCGGGAAGAACCTGGTGGAGATCATCCTGTCCAATAACGGTTACCGGATCATTAATTTGGGTATAAAAGTACCACCAGAACGTATTATTGAGGCGTACCGCGAAGAAAAAGTCGATGCGATTGGCCTCTCGGGTCTATTGGTAAAATCCGCGCAGCAGATGATTCTTACTGCTCAGGATCTGCGAACAGCAGGTATTGACGTTCCTATTATGGTTGGCGGAGCGGCACTAACACGTAAATTCACCAAGAATCGTATCCGTCCTGAATATAATGGAATGGTGGTATATGCCAAAGACGCAATGGATGGGCTGGATCTGGCGAACAAATTGATGAATCCCGTTACTCGTGAAGCGATGCAACTGGAGATGGAAGCTGAAAAAGAAGCTGATGCTTCAGGGGCTGTAGCTGTTCAGGCTCTTCCAGAGCTTACGCGAGTGGAACGCTCGGATATTACAGTAGATCATCCGGTTCTTGTGCCGCCTGATCTCGAACGGCATACGATGCGCAATTATCCGTTATCACACATCCTGCCATACGTGAACATGCAAATGTTGCTTGGACACCATCTGGGGTTGCGAGGTTCAGTAGAACAACTGCTTGCCTCAGGTGACAAGAAGGCTACCGATCTCAAAGCAGTTGTGGATGATATCATGCAAGAGGCTGTTCGAGACGGAATTATTCAGGCGCATGCCATGTATCGTTTCTTCCCGGCACAGTCCAGTGGTAACAGCATCATCATCTATGATCCAAAGGACACCAGCAATATCTTGCATACCTTTACATTCCCGCGTCAAAAAGTGGAGCCGTTCCTTTGCCTGTCAGACTTCCTGAAGCCTGTTGAATCCGGTCAGATGGATTACGTTGGTTTCTTGGTTGTAACTGCCGGACATGGTGTGCGTGAACTCTCCACGGCGTGGAAAGATCAAGGAGATTACCTTCGCTCGCATGCTCTGCAATCCGTAGCACTCGAGGTAGCAGAGGGATTGGCGGAGCGTGTGCATCATATGATGAGAGATATCTGGGGATTCCCGGATTCTGCGCAAATGACGATGAAGCAAAGACACGGTGCACGTTATCAGGGAATCAGGGTATCCTTTGGATATCCGGCTTGTCCGGATCTGGAGGATCAAGGTCCGCTGTTCAAGTTGTTACAGCCTGAGGATATCGGTGTGGAATTGACGGAAGGTTTCATGATGGAACCTGAAGCATCCGTATCAGCGATGGTGTTCAGCCATCCGCAAGCCAAGTATTTTAATGTAGAAAAGGCATAA
- a CDS encoding cyclic-phosphate processing receiver domain-containing protein, which translates to MHVFLDDYRACPKGFVLATNAEECLMLLREGDVDILSLDYELGPDSPSGGEVAASIVREGLFPREIYLHTSSMYGKRQMYEILYSNKPDSVTIHNGPMTGEVMLRVAAGEERP; encoded by the coding sequence ATGCATGTTTTTTTGGATGATTATCGGGCCTGTCCGAAAGGATTTGTTCTGGCAACGAATGCTGAAGAGTGCCTGATGCTGCTAAGAGAAGGTGACGTGGACATTTTGTCTCTGGATTATGAGCTTGGTCCGGATTCGCCAAGTGGTGGTGAGGTTGCGGCATCCATTGTACGGGAAGGTTTATTTCCGCGTGAAATTTATTTGCATACATCCAGTATGTATGGGAAACGCCAGATGTATGAGATCTTATACAGCAACAAACCCGATTCGGTAACCATTCATAATGGTCCAATGACGGGCGAGGTTATGCTGCGTGTTGCTGCGGGAGAAGAACGTCCATGA